AGACAGAGAAACGGCAACACGGTGAGTGTTAGTTCTTGCACCATACAGCTAATTaattcctccccctgcccctccatttCCAATGAGTACAAAAGTTATTCATGCCACAGATACATAGTTCAGAGATGGATCCATACCAGAATCCTGGACACAGACAACCCCCAAACTATGGGAACATTCCATTTGCCAGCTCAGGCTCACCTCTAGCTTTGATGTCTAAACAAACCTAAAACAGAAAGACAAGGAAATGGAAAAGTCTAGTGCAGGAGCAGAGTCTCAGATGTGCTGCAATACATGTCATTTTATAATTTAGCTGAACTGAGAGTCAATGAATAGATCTGCCATTAAACGGTACAAAGTATTTATCACTATTGATAACATCTCATTTACTAATTTCTTGGGACTTTTCTTCCAACAGGACTGCACTTCTAGCAACAATCAGGACATAAGAGTAAGAAAAAATTCTGCAGAGGAATTAGCAATGGGAAACCAGAAAAGTTCATTATACCCACCTGTGAACGTACCAACTCAGTTTCAAAGTacagacagaaagcaaaataTAATGTTTGTGATGAAAGACCGTCAAAAAAAAGATGCAGAAATTAATCCTATCGGGCTCCACAAACGGAGAAGGAGATTTATAATTAAGAAGAGCCCTATACTGATTGCTATGAACAATTCTTCTCTCAACTTGCCTCTGCTTAAATCTGAGGACAGAAACAATAACAATTGGAAAAGTCTCTATCAAAtccaaagagaaagaaagagaataatGAGAGATACTTGTTCCAAATACAAGAGTAATAACAGAAGGATAATCACTCCTTATCACGTTTCCAGAATATTTGTAGAAGATAAATACAGAATTTTATACTGTGAAGTTCCAAAAGCTGGCTGTTCTAACTGGAAACGGGTGCTCATGGTTCTCAATGGGTTGGCTTCCTCCACAAAAGATATACAGCACAACACAGTGCACTATGGAAATTACTTAAAAAGGCTGGATGGGTTTGATCGCAAAGGGATTTATCACAGACTCAACACTTACACCAAGATGCTTTTCATTCGCGAACCCTTTGAAAAGTTGGTATCCGCATTTCGCGACAAGTTTGAGCATCCGAACAATTACTACCACCCTGTTTTTGGAAAAGCTATCATTTCGAGATACCGTGTCAATGCCTCCAAAGAAGCATTAAGGACAGGTTCTGGAGTCAAATTTAAAGAGTTCATTCAATATCTTCTAGATGTACATAGGCCAGTGGGCATGGACATTCACTGGGATCACATCAACAGGCTTTGCAGCCCATGTTTAATAGACTATGACTTTGTAGGGAAATTTGAAAGCATGGAAGAAGATGCAAATTTTTTCCTGCATTTAATTGGTGCTCCACAAAATTTAACTTTCCCTAGGTTTAAAGACAGACATTCCAACGAAGAACGAACAACCACTAAAATTACACAGAGCTATTTTGCACAGCTTTCCCCTGCTCAAAGACAACACAGTTATGATTTTTATTATATGGATTATTTGATGTTTAACTATTCAAAACCTTTTGAAGATTTATATTAGAAAGTAACAGACACTTCTATTTCATATCAGCTGAATTACATAATAGATACAGGTCTTGGTACACTGATACTCTAGAAGCACATCACTCTCATATTTTCTAAGAATAATCAGTGGATTCATGTTACATAGTAAAAATGGATAGCTTTTCATGTACAAAGTCTCATTTTAGAAAATTTACCATAAATAAAAACCTGACTGTTACATTTGGCCTGAAACATCAAAGAAAAACGGGAAATAAAAAGTCCTTATGCCTCCATGTGACGTCTCCTAGATGTTACCGTCTGTTTAGCAAAGGGTCAGTTAAAGAGCATTTCCACAGCAGCAAAAAATACGTAACAGAGCATAAATGATTTACAATTAGTGACGTTTACATCTGCTCCTTAACTTCCTCCTTTAAATCATAAATTTTTGATAATATACATCAGGGCTCCTAAATAAAGCACGTGATTTTCCATTCTGGTCTTTATTTGTGTTTGCATTGGAGGGTGGCAAGAAGAGTGGGTGAAAAGATGGGGAAAGCACCTGAAATCCTGTGGTGGATCCAATAGTCTATTAAATTCCTAACTGTTCTGATGAGCTCTTTAAAATACCATAAGATAAAGAAAACAAAGTGCTGTTTCATTAACAGTTTTACAGTTCCTTGCAATCCACAATGCATGCAACCATACACCAAGAAGGTCTTATAAATTTGAAGCTGGACACAGATTTCTAATTACTTTCTGTGATTACCAAATTAATTAGAATAAGAGAAAATTTATTACAATTACAATACTATGTTCAGACATGTTCTAGTGAAAACATTAATACTTAATGGCCATGTGAGTGCAGTGTTAAAGCAGATGTTGCAATTCACAGAGTGAGGATGTATTGTCCCCCTTCCATATTCCCCTTATGCCACATTAATCTGCAAGAAGATAAAATGCAAAGGAACATTTACATCTTTATGCATGTTACTAAGATTATTTTAATCCTTTGCATTAACAAATCTTTAATTTAATCTGTCTAGTCACCAGGAATATCAAATGTTTCCTTTAAAGTGGCAAATAAATGTAAATACAACTTCCTGCCCATCAGGGTACTTTTTATCGCTACAAACAATAAGGctttattttgattaaaatcaGATTTCAGTTCACAGCAACAAGCAGAGCATATTTGTTTGTGGTTTCATTTTGTTCATCATTTTCTATATTTAACTGTAGTTTTGCTGCGTTTTCTCTCAAGTAGAAAGCTCCATGAGGTTCAAATGTTGGAGAGTTACAACAGCAGCAGAACATCCATGTTAACTTTATATAAACTATTGCTGACTATATGTGGCTAATTAATTAGCTGTCCTGGTTTTGAGGTCAATGCTATTTTCAGTTAGGTGAGCACATTTGAATCAGTATCCATTAAGCAATCAAAAATTGTAAGCCTCAGTTATAAGTCATGCTAGGTTCTGTACACACATTGGCTAATGCAgacctcaagaagagctctgtgtaaactcgaaagcttgcATCTCTCACCAggagaaattggtccaataaaaggatTACCTCATCCACTGTGTCTCTCTAACAAACCTGTATAAGACATTCTTtgctccaaagaacttacaattttAGGACTCAATATTGCAAACATTTACATATACGCATATTTTTACACACTGCAAGTATTTCCATTAGGGTCCCACTAAAATCGTCATATTTTAACtctatcttaattttttttaacaaaaggacaaatataaatacaatattttttattGACAAAAggtctcacccccccccccccgcatgatTTCTAAAATGTCTGccattaaaaactgaaaatatactttaaaaaagttCCTTGAATGTTTTTCACTCAGAAAAAGTTTTACAAGTATCTGTGTGTCTAGCATCCTATTGACAGAGCCCTGCAAACCCGTGTATATACTTTTTATATCTGCAGATCACAGGTTGGATGCAGAAACAAATTTTGTATACACACATTCAataccctattgaagtcaatgggaaaatcaggtttttaaaagttaaacacattcttaagtgttttgctggatctgAGCTAAagtgctcagcacattgcaggattgAGCACAGAAAGAGGTGTTTTATTCAGTGGGTCCTACAGAAGTTTATGCATGTAAATTCCTGAATTTAAAATAAGAGACACTGCAAGTTTAAGTCTAGGCAATAGTAATTTAGGCAGCAATGTAGCTGAAAATGCCGTTCTTCATTATTACACCTTCCTTGGAATTcagtccatgaaaaaaaaaaaaagaggtgtcTCTCTAATCAACATGATTAGGTTTGGCTATAACTCAAGGAAATCTGGAGGAGTCACTAAGAAACACAAAGAGGATGTGATAAGGTCTGAGCTCATTTTCTCTAAATGGATGTAATTTACTCATTTTGGATTTGACCCTGAAAGCTGCCAAAAGGATCACAAAGAACCAGAGCACTCAATATGTGATTGCTACCCCTCCAGATACACTTCTGCCTAGTGCTGAACCCTATTCATTTACCTGAATGGGAGCACATTCTCACTGAGAGAAGCACTGGGCTTGTATCTTCATTCAAcacaattataccagtatagcttattccccttccaaTATGGGGATATGCTGTATTGTTATAAGTGTCTTTATTTTGGTATAATTGCATCCagactggaggggggggggttacCGATTTTACTATACTAGTATAGCTAGATTGGTACAATTTTTGGGTGTAGATGAGACCTGAGAGAATAGAGATTTGGGCATTCTTACCTTAGAGCAACACTTGGTAAAACTTTCTCTGGCCTCCAGGGAAGGCAGCATTTGCTGCTGAGCTGATTTGGGTCATGCGAAGGGACCCACAAGAACGACTATTTATATGCCAGTAGAGTTGGTCGAAAAATTAAAACCTATTTTGTGAAAAACTTCTAAATTTTGAAGCTGCTTATATTTTGAAGCATACAAGGTGGACCCATTTATCATGTAAAAAGTCATACCTTTTATTAGTGTCccctcccacctgctcccctcccaccaccaaaaaaaccccattaACCATTTcaataaaaggggggggggaatgccacaaaaaatgaaatctttgacatttttttttgtgaaaaatgttgtttaaaaacaaGAGGCCATTCAAGGAAAAACtcttcattcaaaaaaaaaaattgatcagcTGTACACAGCACCAACTGATATAATTAATATGATATTTCAAGAATGGCAGCTCCCCATAGCGTGGAATCCGCTATATATTAGACTGCTGGTTTGTTTTAGTATAGGTTTGTTAGCTATGGGTGGTTTGTTGGTTGGGGCCTCTTACTTCTTACTGACCATAAGCAGTGTGGTTGGAGAGTGTTTTAATGGGcaaggaaatatatatatagagagagagacacatatatatatacaaagaAAAGAGGAGAGGGGGAACTGTATTAAGAAATGGAGAAAGCTGATTGGCCAAAGCCAATAAGGGGCAGAACCAGGGAACTATAAAACTGATCAGCGGGTCCTAGCTCTCACACCAGTTAAAGAGCCCAATTAATTTGATCCAGATCAGAAGCTCAGTCTGAGGTAAGAGTATATTTGGTCAACATTTTTGACCAAAATAAATGTACCTCCTGGAAAATGTGGTTTCATGTAAATTAAAGTGTTTCATAAGAATGTCAGTTTTAACTATTGCTTATTTTCCAGTTGggtgatttgaaatgaaaaattccacTTTGACATGTCAAAATCTTCTTATGGAAAAATGTTTAAGGTTTCATTTTTGACATTTCCAATTCAAActttcagaatttttcattttgcaaaaatatttccaaaattgAAGTTTTTTCCCCCTGATTGGGAATGTAAAGTAATTTTGAAGTGTCAAAATTTCCATCAAAGGAAAatcccattttttttaatgtctctaGTTAGGAATTCAGTCAAGCTGAAGATCTAGTGCTGCTTATATCTCCAGTTAAAGGTTTTTGCCAGATGGTTTCTTGCCCTTAGAAGGTGCATTTTATAAAGCTGCATTCTCAAAGTTTGGTAGTAAAAGCTGTAATTTAACAGCCCTTGACAATCCTTCTGTACTATTTCGTGGGTAATTTACCAGCAATGTATATAAATTAAACattcctgaaaatattttaagatttGCTGCATCTCAAACTCATTATAAAATGTATAAGACAAATTCTGTTCCCTTAGAAAAGTGCATAAGTGTTTGAGAAACAATATAATGAAACAATGTAATGTCCTAGCTTGGTTTTGCTGAATCAAAAATGCATGCTTAATAAAGTTGGCCCTATGGCTCAATGTCATTTATAAAAATGTAGAGATATTGTGATCTAGCAATATAAACAAAGGtacaaacaggagaaatggtGGAGTGGGAGCTTGCTTATCTTTTTAAATGCCTAAGATCTTTTGTAATTAGCATCATTTCTAGGCTCTCAGCAAACTCTGTTCTCCTATACGTCTGTACAGTACATACCAGTTTTGacacattattatttatcatcAGCAAAGTGCTCAGCCCAACACAATATGCAAAAAGTAGACAGTCCcttcctgtcctgaagagcttgctGTCTAAAGATAGGAAATCCACATGAGGAGATAACTTTTGTTTAGTTCCTTCCATTTTGATGCAAGTCATTTTTCAAAGGCCAGATGGAGGTTTTTAGGAGGGATCTGAAGGAAGAGAAGGTAACAAAAGCTACATTCAGAGCTCCCCCTCAGACACCTTCATGttttctttcaaataaaaatgaGTGACAATAATGACAATAATAATGTGAAAGTGTCTCTTGAACTGAAAGTACTAAAAGTCTTCACATTTAAGTCTGCTTCTTTGTTGATACTCCAATCATACCTAACTAGTCAAGACAGACCTACAGAGTTTAATGCACTGCCTTTCATGTTTTCAATATCCATTCCCACGTAGATCTATGTACACACACAGCACACCTGCATCCAACACTGGAATCTCTTCTGctagttttacactgatgtaaatcagtaacTTCATTAAAGTTAGTTACAAATGTGTATACACACTGTTCACTCTATATGTGAGCCTACAGATATTTATAATAGATGTATGCATGTATGATACGCATGATAAAGCCTGGATAAAGGACAGCCTCCACATAAGTCATCTGTACAATCAtttgagtgtgtttttttcttgGTTATTCATTCATTAATTCATATTTATTGTGTAGCGATAGCTCAGGGCATGCCCTTATTTGCCATGTTCTCCTGAGGTATTATGCCAGATCttacaggctttttttttttttaactattattattattctgttatGCAATTTGCTTGGActcatttttttccttccccaaaaACCAACCAATTCATAGGTATCTGGACAGAATTTTGTTGGCCATATGGAAAAGAGGTATAACTAAATAAAGGAATAACACAAGTCCTAACCTGGCCTCTACACTTTATACTCCACCAATATCAAAGCAGTAACATTTGCAGGCAGCCACGGTAGTTTATTTCCACAGCACCGGGTGGGAAACAAGTAACAGCACAGTTTGTTCATGTTCATATTGCATTAAGAGATTATTCTTGTGTTGATGATGCTATCTGTGGGTGACTTCAAAGCTGAAGCCTGCACACACTTGAACAAGGGCTCAATAAGTGTCTCATGCTTCATATGTCAAGATGCGTACAATTCGTTTTCTTCCCAAAGGCAGAACTATAGGTGAAGAACAGCCCTTGACTCTATCCATTAGGTTAAAGCAACTGAGCCTAACAGGCAGacctgtaaataaatatttctatatCTTGAACGAACTCCAAGGCTGTACTTTAAGGAGGATGTATCGAAACTCAAGCACAAGAAACAATCAGAATTTGTTCATATTGGCTCCCACAAGTATGGGTGAGGAGATCAGGTTTAATGTTTAGAATGGACACTCAAGCCAGGCCTATTCCTAGCTCTGGCTGCTGAGTGACCTCCAGTAAATCATGTTAGGCCAAAGTTTTCCAGAGTAGCCATAAATTCTGGGTGCGTCTATTTTTGAGTTTCCAGCCTAAGACATATtgggcctgaatttcagaaatgCCAAGCACTCACATCTCCCATTGATTTGGCCAGCAGCAGTTTGACTTCCATGCTTGTTTATCCCCTGAAGTGACCTCAGGGGCAGCTTAATTAGCATTTGCTAAGTTCTTTCAGGGATTTTAAAGCAAGAAACTAGGTAAGTGCCAAGTGTCATAAAAGGCAACAACATTGATAGGGAAGACTGCCACATGAGTCATATTTGAAGCTGACAATCCATCTGGATAATCAACGCAGTGAAGAAATATTCTCTTCTCAAAATCAAGT
The genomic region above belongs to Eretmochelys imbricata isolate rEreImb1 chromosome 12, rEreImb1.hap1, whole genome shotgun sequence and contains:
- the CHST8 gene encoding carbohydrate sulfotransferase 8 codes for the protein MQFIFLGQKWIGLRTIIMRLTCMFSFILLFGAAGLVVFIHLQDPEDIVHQQTPGIKYNMGPQQPKKDCTSSNNQDIRVRKNSAEELAMGNQKSSLYPPVNVPTQFQSTDRKQNIMFVMKDRQKKDAEINPIGLHKRRRRFIIKKSPILIAMNNSSLNLPLLKSEDRNNNNWKSLYQIQRERKRIMRDTCSKYKSNNRRIITPYHVSRIFVEDKYRILYCEVPKAGCSNWKRVLMVLNGLASSTKDIQHNTVHYGNYLKRLDGFDRKGIYHRLNTYTKMLFIREPFEKLVSAFRDKFEHPNNYYHPVFGKAIISRYRVNASKEALRTGSGVKFKEFIQYLLDVHRPVGMDIHWDHINRLCSPCLIDYDFVGKFESMEEDANFFLHLIGAPQNLTFPRFKDRHSNEERTTTKITQSYFAQLSPAQRQHSYDFYYMDYLMFNYSKPFEDLY